From Candidatus Sericytochromatia bacterium, the proteins below share one genomic window:
- a CDS encoding kelch repeat-containing protein produces the protein MFVCLRFLTRHLSLACHPQRLSSPARLGLLALGLTALAACGRSPGRPFDARPELRLSARAIKNWTAAPDLPALRQGSVGGGFDGAFLVVGGASPQGGRLTRVDALGADLRWQARPALRVARSAPALALGPDHTLYVFGGRGDTKILAAVERWAPGRREWEALSAMPEGRAEAAAASWQQDLFVLGGFNGRPLRTAWRFTPATSEWRRLPDMPAARTGCVAVAMGERLVVAGGRTPDGLTERVDIFDLQRGEWIPAAPLAAPRAYAAAFAWANQMYVLGGRGVNGPVATVERYNPALNAWTRESDLPVAIEAPVAGVLWQPLAEATLVLSAGTVGGQPNRRTWMRPLTP, from the coding sequence ATGTTTGTTTGCCTTCGCTTTTTGACTCGCCACCTGTCGCTCGCGTGCCATCCGCAGCGGCTGAGCAGCCCTGCTCGGCTGGGACTGTTGGCGTTGGGCCTGACCGCCCTGGCGGCCTGCGGGCGATCGCCGGGGCGACCGTTCGACGCGCGTCCCGAGCTCAGGCTGAGCGCCCGTGCCATCAAAAACTGGACGGCCGCTCCCGACCTCCCAGCGCTTCGGCAGGGTAGCGTGGGAGGCGGTTTCGACGGGGCCTTCCTGGTCGTGGGGGGAGCCAGTCCCCAGGGGGGACGCCTGACCCGCGTCGACGCCTTGGGGGCTGATCTTCGCTGGCAGGCGCGTCCCGCATTGCGGGTGGCGCGCTCCGCGCCGGCGTTGGCGCTCGGACCTGATCACACGCTGTACGTGTTCGGTGGGCGCGGCGACACCAAGATTCTGGCGGCGGTGGAACGCTGGGCCCCGGGCCGACGCGAGTGGGAAGCGCTGAGCGCCATGCCCGAGGGGCGTGCTGAGGCGGCGGCCGCCAGCTGGCAGCAGGACCTCTTCGTGCTGGGTGGTTTCAATGGTCGCCCGCTCCGGACGGCCTGGCGCTTCACGCCGGCCACCTCCGAATGGCGTCGCTTGCCGGATATGCCCGCGGCCCGAACCGGCTGCGTCGCGGTGGCGATGGGCGAGCGCCTCGTGGTGGCGGGGGGACGCACCCCGGACGGGCTGACCGAGCGGGTGGACATCTTCGACCTTCAGCGGGGCGAATGGATCCCCGCGGCTCCCCTGGCAGCCCCGCGGGCCTACGCCGCCGCCTTCGCCTGGGCCAATCAGATGTACGTGCTGGGCGGGCGCGGCGTCAACGGCCCGGTGGCCACGGTGGAACGTTACAACCCGGCCCTGAACGCCTGGACCCGTGAGTCGGATCTGCCCGTGGCGATCGAGGCTCCGGTGGCGGGCGTGCTCTGGCAACCTCTGGCCGAGGCCACTCTGGTGCTCAGTGCCGGAACCGTGGGGGGCCAGCCCAACCGGCGCACCTGGATGCGCCCGCTGACGCCCTGA
- the dprA gene encoding DNA-processing protein DprA: MWFAPPWAARYPGSMTLNERMYWGAWARLPGVGPRRMARLQATFGSLVQAWQASGEQLRSAAIVPGKELEVLIQARRTLDPARAWEQDQQAGLRVICRIDPDYPEALTQLADAPAVLWVRGVWPLPERAVAIVGTRDASPYGLQQAGRLARELAAAGVNVVSGAASGIDGAAHRGALAHPPAEGTGLTTAVLGCGLLHVYPAHHRGLYAAIAQRGTLISELPPEQRAVPGAFPRRNRLIAALARGTLVVEARARSGSLITADCALELGREVLALPGPVGAPGSEGPHALLRDGAVLVESAQDVLNACGWPARPAPVRAARPEAEQRLLAALRGQPLSLSQLEKQLPLGLPVLSAGLLQLELAGLVRRLPGGLFAHL; the protein is encoded by the coding sequence ATGTGGTTTGCACCTCCGTGGGCTGCTCGCTACCCTGGAAGCATGACGTTGAACGAGCGGATGTACTGGGGCGCCTGGGCCCGCCTGCCGGGCGTGGGCCCTCGGCGCATGGCCCGATTGCAAGCCACCTTTGGCAGCCTGGTGCAGGCCTGGCAAGCCTCTGGCGAGCAGCTCCGCTCGGCGGCGATCGTCCCCGGCAAGGAGCTGGAAGTCCTGATCCAGGCCCGCCGGACGCTGGACCCTGCCCGCGCCTGGGAGCAGGACCAGCAGGCCGGTCTGCGCGTTATTTGCCGCATCGACCCCGACTATCCCGAGGCGCTCACCCAGCTGGCGGATGCCCCCGCCGTGCTGTGGGTGCGCGGGGTCTGGCCCTTGCCTGAGCGGGCCGTGGCGATCGTCGGCACGCGCGATGCCAGCCCCTACGGCCTGCAGCAAGCCGGCCGACTGGCCCGCGAACTCGCTGCGGCCGGCGTGAACGTCGTCTCAGGCGCCGCCAGTGGCATCGACGGGGCTGCCCACAGGGGGGCGCTGGCGCATCCGCCCGCGGAAGGCACGGGCCTCACCACCGCGGTGCTGGGTTGCGGTTTGCTGCACGTCTATCCTGCCCACCACCGCGGGTTGTACGCGGCGATCGCCCAGCGGGGCACCTTGATCAGCGAGTTACCGCCGGAACAGCGTGCCGTGCCGGGCGCCTTTCCCCGGCGCAACCGTCTGATCGCGGCCCTGGCGCGGGGAACCCTGGTGGTGGAGGCCCGCGCGCGCAGCGGCAGCCTGATCACGGCCGATTGTGCGCTCGAACTGGGACGCGAGGTCCTGGCCCTGCCCGGCCCCGTGGGCGCCCCGGGCAGCGAAGGCCCTCACGCGCTCCTGCGCGATGGAGCCGTGCTGGTCGAAAGCGCGCAGGACGTGCTGAATGCGTGCGGCTGGCCAGCCAGGCCTGCTCCGGTGAGGGCGGCGCGCCCCGAGGCAGAGCAACGTCTGCTGGCGGCACTGCGTGGACAACCCCTGAGCCTGAGTCAGCTTGAAAAGCAGCTCCCGCTGGGCCTCCCCGTGCTCAGCGCAGGCCTGCTGCAACTCGAACTGGCAGGCCTGGTGCGACGACTGCCCGGCGGCCTGTTCGCCCACCTCTGA
- a CDS encoding tetratricopeptide repeat protein — MTDSPVRRCKPFLRDYPDRGMALVETIQAEQACLREALASADLAAERQAHGALGEAFRALGQHDRALPHLARALELARAEGSPRGLLQAVLRMAIGLQYAHRHEAAEPLFEEALAMARQQGFLLDHVLMAAGKCHAERRRWEVAVAAFEEALAIRRGRSTPDAQGAAEEALEAARQALGRGGN; from the coding sequence GTGACCGATTCTCCCGTGCGTCGCTGCAAGCCCTTTCTGCGTGATTATCCTGATCGTGGGATGGCCCTGGTCGAGACCATTCAGGCCGAGCAGGCCTGCTTGCGCGAGGCGCTGGCCAGCGCGGACCTCGCCGCCGAACGCCAAGCCCATGGGGCTCTGGGAGAAGCTTTCCGGGCTCTGGGGCAGCATGACCGCGCCCTGCCGCATCTGGCTCGCGCGCTGGAGTTGGCCCGCGCGGAGGGCTCTCCGCGGGGCCTGCTGCAGGCCGTCTTGCGGATGGCGATCGGCTTGCAGTACGCCCATCGCCACGAGGCGGCCGAGCCTCTTTTCGAGGAGGCGCTGGCCATGGCCCGTCAACAGGGCTTCCTGCTGGATCACGTCCTGATGGCAGCGGGCAAATGTCACGCGGAGCGTCGCCGCTGGGAAGTGGCGGTGGCAGCCTTCGAGGAGGCCCTGGCGATCCGACGGGGGCGAAGCACGCCGGATGCCCAGGGGGCCGCTGAGGAGGCCCTGGAGGCCGCCCGCCAGGCCCTCGGTCGGGGTGGCAATTAA
- a CDS encoding NAD(P)/FAD-dependent oxidoreductase: MTTDCIIVGGGHNGLIAAGYLARAGRKVTVLERREVVGGCCVTEERYPGFKMSVTSYVVSLLLPQVVRDLELKKYGYDFIVRDPSSLAAFPDGRTLRFFADGEKTRAEIARFSQKDAEAWGPYHAQLERLAQFAERILTAVPPDISVKNPFSLVSSLPLALHAWHLSAADRAKQIELLSSSAADYLDRFFESEQLKAVLATDGIIGAFAGPRTPGTAYVLLHHVMGGVDGRRGVWGYVRGGMGGLTQALARSAEAHGATIRTSSPVKRILVQNGRAIGVELESGETIKARQVLSNADPNRTFLQMVGRDQLPGEFADAVAAIRYRSASFKVNLALSGLPTFTHLPAGANPREWLTGTIHFSQSIDQMERAFDQAKYGHPSERPVVEACIPSLLDDSIAPPGQHFMSMFCQYAPYQLAEGKWDQARKDAFVESVIRVAEEFAPDIRSKILHIHALSPADLETEFGLTGGSLFHGDMTTDQLFSMRPVAGWSGYTTPIEGLLLCGSGAHPGGGVMGACGYNAARVALKQT, from the coding sequence GTGACCACCGATTGCATCATCGTGGGAGGCGGCCACAACGGCCTGATCGCCGCTGGCTACCTGGCGCGCGCCGGACGCAAGGTCACGGTTCTGGAGCGCCGGGAGGTGGTCGGAGGCTGCTGCGTCACCGAGGAGCGCTATCCCGGCTTCAAGATGTCCGTGACGTCCTACGTGGTCAGCTTGCTGCTGCCTCAGGTGGTGCGCGACCTGGAACTCAAGAAGTACGGTTACGACTTCATCGTGCGGGATCCGTCTTCCCTGGCGGCCTTCCCGGATGGACGCACCTTGCGTTTCTTTGCCGACGGCGAAAAGACCCGGGCAGAGATCGCCCGCTTCTCCCAGAAAGACGCCGAGGCCTGGGGCCCCTACCACGCCCAGCTTGAGCGCCTGGCCCAGTTTGCCGAGCGGATCCTGACCGCCGTGCCACCGGATATCTCCGTCAAAAACCCGTTCTCGCTGGTCTCCTCGCTGCCCCTCGCGTTGCACGCCTGGCACCTGTCCGCCGCCGATCGCGCCAAGCAGATCGAGTTGCTCAGCTCCAGCGCGGCCGATTACCTGGATCGCTTTTTCGAATCGGAGCAACTCAAGGCCGTGCTGGCCACCGATGGCATCATCGGCGCCTTTGCTGGCCCGCGCACACCAGGCACGGCCTATGTCCTGCTGCATCACGTCATGGGTGGCGTCGACGGGCGGCGCGGCGTGTGGGGTTACGTCCGGGGCGGGATGGGGGGCCTCACCCAGGCCCTGGCGCGCTCGGCCGAAGCCCACGGGGCGACGATCCGGACCTCGTCGCCCGTCAAGCGCATTCTGGTGCAAAACGGCCGCGCCATCGGCGTCGAACTGGAAAGCGGGGAAACGATCAAGGCCCGTCAGGTGCTCTCCAACGCCGATCCCAACCGCACCTTCCTGCAAATGGTGGGGCGCGACCAGCTACCCGGCGAGTTCGCCGACGCGGTGGCGGCGATCCGCTACCGCAGCGCCTCGTTCAAGGTCAACCTGGCCCTTTCGGGGCTCCCGACCTTCACCCACCTGCCCGCCGGGGCGAATCCGCGCGAGTGGCTGACGGGCACGATTCACTTCAGCCAGAGCATCGACCAGATGGAACGCGCCTTCGACCAGGCCAAGTATGGCCATCCTTCCGAGCGTCCGGTGGTGGAGGCCTGCATTCCCAGCTTGCTCGACGACAGCATCGCGCCGCCGGGTCAGCATTTCATGTCCATGTTCTGCCAGTACGCGCCCTACCAGCTGGCCGAAGGGAAGTGGGATCAGGCCCGCAAGGACGCCTTCGTGGAGTCGGTCATCCGCGTTGCGGAGGAATTTGCCCCGGACATTCGCTCGAAAATCCTGCACATCCACGCCCTCTCACCGGCCGACCTCGAAACGGAGTTCGGCCTGACGGGGGGCAGCCTGTTCCACGGCGATATGACCACTGACCAGCTCTTCAGCATGCGGCCGGTCGCCGGCTGGTCCGGTTACACGACCCCGATCGAGGGC